The following are encoded together in the Phenylobacterium sp. NIBR 498073 genome:
- a CDS encoding threonine/serine dehydratase has protein sequence MSVTLADIEAAAGRLAGHAIETPLIESPALNERLGRRVLIKPETLQRVGAFKFRGAYNRLSQLSAEQAKRGVVAFSSGNHAQGVALAARLLGMPAIIVMPADAPSVKVEATRGYGAEIKLYDRLTESREAIAAAIAAERGAVTVPAFDDADVIAGQGTVGLELVRQGQARGVSFDTVISPIGGGGLLAGVSTAVKALSPGTAIVGVEPAGFDDTLRSLQAGERIVTQPAARSLCDALESPAPGLLTFPVLQKTVADVAVVTDAEVAEAMRYAFAVLKLVVEPGGSVGLAALLAGKVADFGDNATGLILSGGNVDPELFARVLRREV, from the coding sequence ATGAGCGTCACCCTGGCCGACATCGAGGCCGCCGCCGGGCGGCTGGCGGGACACGCGATCGAGACGCCGCTGATCGAGAGCCCGGCGCTCAACGAGCGGCTGGGGCGGCGGGTGCTGATCAAGCCCGAGACCCTGCAGCGGGTCGGGGCGTTCAAGTTCCGCGGCGCCTATAACCGGCTCTCGCAGCTGTCGGCCGAGCAGGCCAAGCGGGGCGTGGTGGCGTTCTCGTCCGGCAACCATGCCCAGGGCGTGGCGCTGGCGGCCCGGCTGCTGGGCATGCCGGCGATCATCGTCATGCCGGCCGACGCGCCGAGCGTGAAGGTCGAGGCGACCCGCGGCTATGGCGCGGAAATCAAGCTCTATGACCGGCTGACCGAGAGCCGCGAGGCGATCGCCGCGGCCATCGCCGCCGAGCGCGGCGCGGTGACGGTCCCGGCCTTCGACGACGCCGACGTGATCGCCGGCCAGGGCACGGTCGGGCTGGAACTGGTCCGACAAGGCCAGGCGCGGGGCGTGAGTTTCGATACGGTCATCTCGCCGATCGGCGGCGGCGGGCTGCTGGCCGGCGTCTCGACCGCGGTCAAGGCGCTGTCGCCGGGCACGGCGATCGTCGGCGTCGAGCCGGCCGGCTTTGACGACACCCTGCGCTCGCTGCAGGCGGGCGAGCGGATCGTGACCCAGCCGGCCGCCCGCTCGCTGTGCGACGCGCTGGAGAGCCCCGCGCCGGGGCTGCTGACCTTTCCGGTGCTGCAGAAGACCGTGGCCGACGTGGCGGTCGTCACCGACGCCGAGGTCGCCGAGGCGATGCGCTATGCGTTCGCGGTGCTGAAGCTGGTGGTCGAGCCGGGCGGATCGGTGGGCCTGGCCGCGCTGCTGGCCGGCAAGGTCGCCGACTTCGGCGACAACGCCACCGGACTGATCTTGTCCGGCGGCAATGTCGATCCCGAGCTGTTCGCCCGCGTGCTGCGCCGGGAGGTCTAG
- a CDS encoding efflux RND transporter permease subunit: MSEHQGGGSGFPISAWAIRNPVPVTLLFIGLLVAGMIAYSGLAVKQFPNIQFPVVAVTVTQSGAAPGEMETQITRPVEDAMSGITGVKNIQSVVTQGVSTTSIQFEMGEDLQKKTDEVRAKVDQTRQILPRDIDEPTVTRVEIDDAFPIITYAVEAPSMSDEQLSWYVDDKIARDLQTVSGVAQITRVGGVAREINVVVDPDRLAARGLTAAEVNNALMAFQQDAPGGRVQVGGREQTIRVLGSAETVAQLRAMTIATGGGGFVRLTDVADVGEGSAEARGFARLNNRPVVGFQVSKTKESSDVDVEDGVNVKLAEIAKADPSVKFTKIYASVDETRANFRATQHVLLEGMVLAALVVLLFLRDWRATAITVLAMPISLIPTFFVMKLAGFSLNLVTLLALTLVIGILVDDAIVEIENIEKRVARGVRPFKAALEGADAIGLAVVATTFAIVVVFTPVSFMPGIPGQFFKEFGLTVSVAVLFSLLVARLATPLMAAYFLKPTVHERPQKPFEGFYPSALKWALEHRILASIAGLVLFACSAMMIGFLPKGFQPPGDPDYVYINVQGAPGATIGDMERAVQQATQVMAAQPEVTGVFSQVGSTVANFGPGGGGGGSDLRNGTITVLLSGDRKVTGNELKDRVRAQIAAVPDVRLNFLDGQGSAGFEQILISSDPKALEQAALELERQMRTLTKVTDPRPKNPPIGPELVIRPRPDEAARLGVSVAAIAQAARVATVGDIDANIPKMNEGERRIPIRIRLPESARADIEQIRQLRLPTASGGSTTLGAVADVEFQAGPARIDRLNRQRQMTVQAELADGVELGDATQVVHQLPIMKKLPPGVAPSAIGDAEAMAEMFGGFVVAFATAVFLMFAVLVLLFRSFFKPIVILAALPLAVGGAFIGLFIFNLSLSIPSLIGFLMLMGLAAKNSILLVEYAIEREREGMPQRDALIEACRERARPIVMTTVAMAAGMLPTALALEKGAEFRQPMAVAVIGGLITSTLLSLVLVPVVYEFVDDFENWLRPKLAKLITPREAPGETVPEDRV; encoded by the coding sequence ATGAGCGAGCATCAAGGCGGAGGCTCCGGCTTCCCGATCTCGGCCTGGGCGATCCGCAACCCGGTTCCCGTCACCCTGCTGTTCATCGGCCTGCTGGTCGCCGGCATGATCGCCTATTCGGGGCTGGCGGTTAAGCAGTTCCCGAACATCCAGTTCCCGGTGGTCGCCGTCACGGTGACCCAGAGCGGCGCCGCGCCCGGGGAAATGGAGACCCAGATCACCCGGCCGGTCGAAGACGCCATGTCGGGCATCACCGGGGTCAAGAACATCCAGTCGGTGGTGACCCAGGGCGTCTCGACGACGTCCATCCAGTTTGAAATGGGCGAGGATCTTCAGAAGAAGACCGACGAAGTCCGCGCCAAGGTCGACCAGACCCGCCAGATTCTGCCGCGGGATATCGATGAGCCGACCGTCACCCGGGTCGAGATCGACGACGCCTTCCCGATCATCACCTACGCGGTCGAAGCGCCGTCGATGTCGGACGAGCAGCTCTCCTGGTACGTCGACGACAAGATCGCCCGCGATCTTCAGACCGTGAGCGGCGTCGCCCAGATCACCCGCGTCGGCGGCGTCGCGCGCGAAATCAACGTCGTCGTCGATCCCGACAGGCTGGCGGCGCGCGGTCTGACCGCGGCCGAGGTCAACAACGCCCTGATGGCCTTCCAGCAGGACGCGCCCGGCGGCCGCGTCCAGGTCGGCGGCCGCGAGCAGACCATCCGCGTGCTGGGCTCGGCCGAGACCGTCGCCCAACTGCGGGCCATGACCATCGCCACGGGCGGCGGCGGCTTTGTCCGTCTCACCGACGTCGCCGATGTCGGCGAAGGCTCGGCCGAGGCGCGCGGCTTCGCGCGGCTGAACAACCGCCCCGTGGTCGGTTTCCAGGTCAGCAAGACCAAGGAATCCTCGGACGTCGACGTCGAGGACGGCGTGAACGTCAAGCTGGCCGAGATCGCCAAGGCCGACCCCAGCGTCAAGTTCACCAAGATCTACGCCTCGGTGGACGAGACCCGCGCTAACTTCCGCGCCACTCAGCACGTGCTGCTCGAAGGCATGGTGCTGGCGGCCCTGGTGGTGCTGTTGTTCCTGCGCGACTGGCGCGCCACGGCCATCACCGTGCTGGCCATGCCGATCTCGCTGATCCCCACCTTCTTCGTGATGAAGCTGGCCGGGTTCTCGCTGAACCTGGTGACGCTGCTGGCCCTGACGCTGGTCATCGGCATCCTGGTCGACGACGCCATCGTCGAGATCGAGAACATCGAAAAGCGCGTCGCCCGCGGCGTGCGGCCGTTCAAGGCGGCGCTGGAAGGCGCCGACGCCATCGGCCTGGCGGTGGTGGCGACCACCTTCGCCATCGTGGTGGTGTTCACCCCGGTCAGCTTCATGCCCGGCATCCCGGGCCAGTTCTTCAAGGAGTTCGGCCTCACCGTTTCGGTGGCGGTGCTGTTCTCGCTGTTGGTCGCGCGCCTGGCGACGCCGCTGATGGCGGCTTACTTCCTCAAGCCGACGGTGCATGAGCGGCCGCAGAAGCCATTCGAGGGCTTCTATCCCAGCGCGCTCAAGTGGGCGCTCGAGCATCGCATTCTCGCCTCCATCGCCGGCCTCGTGCTGTTCGCCTGTTCGGCGATGATGATCGGCTTCCTGCCCAAGGGCTTCCAGCCGCCCGGCGATCCGGACTACGTCTACATCAACGTCCAGGGGGCCCCCGGCGCGACCATCGGCGACATGGAGCGCGCGGTCCAGCAGGCCACGCAGGTCATGGCCGCCCAGCCCGAAGTCACCGGCGTCTTCAGCCAGGTCGGCTCGACCGTGGCGAACTTCGGCCCCGGCGGCGGCGGCGGCGGCAGCGACCTGCGCAACGGCACCATCACTGTGCTCTTGAGCGGCGACCGCAAGGTCACCGGCAACGAGCTGAAGGACCGGGTCCGCGCGCAGATCGCCGCGGTTCCGGACGTGCGGCTCAACTTCCTGGACGGGCAGGGCTCGGCCGGGTTCGAGCAGATCCTGATCAGCTCCGACCCCAAGGCGCTGGAGCAGGCCGCCCTCGAGCTCGAGCGGCAGATGCGGACCTTGACCAAGGTCACCGATCCGCGCCCGAAGAACCCGCCGATCGGTCCCGAACTGGTGATCCGTCCGCGGCCGGACGAGGCCGCACGCCTCGGCGTCTCGGTGGCGGCGATCGCCCAGGCCGCCCGCGTCGCCACCGTCGGCGACATCGACGCCAACATTCCGAAGATGAACGAGGGCGAACGGCGCATCCCCATCCGGATCCGCCTGCCGGAATCGGCGCGCGCCGATATCGAGCAAATCCGCCAGCTGCGCCTGCCGACCGCCTCGGGCGGCTCCACGACGCTCGGCGCCGTGGCCGATGTGGAGTTCCAGGCCGGCCCGGCGCGGATCGACCGTCTCAACCGCCAGCGCCAGATGACCGTCCAGGCCGAGCTGGCCGACGGGGTGGAGCTCGGCGACGCGACCCAGGTCGTCCACCAGCTGCCGATCATGAAGAAGCTGCCGCCCGGGGTCGCCCCCAGCGCCATCGGCGACGCCGAGGCCATGGCCGAGATGTTCGGCGGCTTCGTGGTCGCCTTCGCCACCGCGGTGTTCCTGATGTTCGCCGTGCTGGTGCTGCTGTTCCGCAGCTTCTTCAAGCCGATCGTCATCCTGGCCGCCCTGCCGCTGGCGGTGGGCGGGGCCTTCATCGGCCTCTTCATCTTCAACCTGTCGCTGTCGATCCCCTCGCTGATCGGCTTCCTGATGCTGATGGGCCTGGCGGCCAAGAACTCGATCCTGCTGGTCGAGTACGCGATCGAACGCGAACGCGAGGGCATGCCCCAGCGGGACGCCCTGATCGAGGCCTGCCGCGAGCGAGCCCGGCCGATCGTCATGACCACCGTGGCCATGGCGGCGGGGATGCTGCCGACCGCCCTGGCGCTGGAGAAGGGCGCCGAGTTCCGTCAGCCGATGGCCGTGGCGGTGATCGGCGGGCTGATCACCTCGACCCTCTTGTCGCTGGTGCTGGTGCCGGTGGTCTACGAGTTCGTCGACGACTTCGAGAACTGGCTGCGGCCCAAGCTCGCCAAGCTGATCACCCCGCGCGAGGCGCCTGGCGAGACGGTCCCCGAAGACCGCGTATAG